Proteins encoded together in one Chelonoidis abingdonii isolate Lonesome George chromosome 1, CheloAbing_2.0, whole genome shotgun sequence window:
- the LOC116827281 gene encoding histone H4, translated as MSGRGKGGKGLGKGGAKRHRKVLRDNIQGITKPAIRRLARRGGVKRISGLIYEETRGVLKVFLENVIRDAVTYTEHAKRKTVTAMDVVYALKRQGRTLYGFGG; from the coding sequence ATGTCTGGTCGCGGTAAGGGTGGTAaaggtttggggaaggggggtgctAAGCGCCATCGTAAAGTGCTTCGGGATAACATCCAAGGTATTACGAAGCCGGCGATTCGTCGCTTGGCTCGACGCGGGGGAGTAAAGCGTATTTCGGGTTTGATCTACGAAGAGACCCGGGGAGTGCTGAAGGTGTTCTTGGAGAATGTGATCCGCGATGCTGTCACTTACACGGAACACGCCAAGCGAAAGACTGTAACGGCTATGGATGTGGTTTATGCTCTGAAGCGCCAGGGTCGTACTCTCTATGGTTTTGGCGGCTAA